In a single window of the Thermotoga sp. KOL6 genome:
- a CDS encoding sulfatase, with protein MNILFLVIDTLRYDYVSCSESFEKSHKTPILDEIASQGLIYDHAFSSGTSTPFSFPGILASIYSSQTVTPGVIHAPLTFAEYLKQKGYVTFGSDGGNIYVSDLYGYARGIIFWQSERKMELKKRFLKSKIKKALEKMKLGNLTYKASEIFKILLNVAIIYKAQNQIDKFIELLKENKNQRFFAFIDFMDVHGPYQGLWEQSLRERFLINKFFRDRGKFSREEAKKWRTLAEDWYTQGLEIVEHHIGRLLNALDTMGILRDTIVIITSDHGEEFLEHGNFDHLPKPFEEIIRVPLIVKVGNEKFSQEERNSEKKKLVSLVDLAPSISRFLFGEKPKEFVGKDTLFGGKDTREYIYCEGFRRKDSIAHDPLKKGIHNWCIRTKDKKLMKLDGQLYLFDLRADPKEQYPSKIEDTSQIPEEIQSYMKNFKHELLRYTLKNRYWKKFLRIP; from the coding sequence ATGAATATTCTTTTCCTAGTTATTGATACATTGAGATATGATTATGTAAGCTGCTCAGAAAGTTTCGAGAAATCTCACAAAACTCCCATCCTCGATGAGATTGCAAGTCAAGGGTTAATATATGATCATGCCTTTTCCTCTGGAACGAGCACACCTTTTTCTTTTCCAGGTATTCTAGCTTCTATTTATTCTTCTCAAACGGTGACTCCAGGGGTTATACATGCCCCTTTAACTTTTGCGGAGTATTTGAAACAAAAGGGTTATGTGACCTTTGGATCCGACGGTGGAAATATATACGTATCGGATTTGTACGGGTATGCAAGGGGAATTATTTTTTGGCAGAGCGAGCGTAAAATGGAATTGAAAAAAAGGTTTCTGAAATCAAAAATAAAAAAAGCCCTTGAGAAAATGAAACTAGGTAATCTAACTTATAAGGCATCGGAGATATTCAAAATACTACTAAATGTGGCAATAATATACAAAGCACAAAACCAAATTGATAAGTTCATAGAACTGTTGAAAGAGAATAAAAACCAGCGCTTTTTTGCTTTCATTGATTTCATGGACGTTCATGGACCTTATCAAGGCCTGTGGGAACAATCTTTGAGAGAAAGGTTTTTGATAAACAAATTCTTTAGAGACAGAGGAAAATTTTCGAGAGAAGAAGCAAAAAAATGGCGGACACTAGCTGAAGATTGGTATACACAAGGCTTAGAGATAGTAGAACACCACATAGGAAGACTTCTAAATGCGCTCGATACCATGGGGATTCTAAGAGATACCATCGTGATAATAACTTCAGACCACGGTGAAGAATTTCTTGAACATGGGAATTTTGATCATCTTCCAAAACCTTTCGAAGAAATTATTAGAGTACCATTGATTGTCAAAGTGGGAAATGAAAAATTTTCACAAGAAGAAAGAAACTCTGAGAAAAAGAAACTTGTCTCGCTTGTGGACCTTGCTCCATCAATATCAAGGTTTCTATTCGGCGAAAAACCTAAGGAATTCGTGGGAAAAGATACTTTGTTTGGAGGAAAAGACACAAGGGAGTACATATACTGCGAAGGGTTCAGAAGGAAAGATAGTATTGCACACGATCCATTGAAAAAGGGTATTCACAACTGGTGCATTAGAACAAAAGATAAAAAACTTATGAAACTAGACGGGCAGTTATACTTGTTCGATCTGAGGGCAGATCCTAAAGAGCAATATCCCTCGAAAATAGAAGATACCTCTCAAATTCCTGAAGAAATACAATCTTACATGAAAAATTTCAAGCATGAACTTTTGAGGTATACGTTAAAAAATAGATATTGGAAAAAATTCTTGAGAATCCCATAA
- a CDS encoding CopG family transcriptional regulator, which produces MDRVTIKIPKSLYARIKKVIEGTSYNSVTEFVVDVLRDLVSSGIEKVNDEFEMTSLTKEEIKAIKRRLKNLGYL; this is translated from the coding sequence ATGGACAGAGTCACGATAAAGATTCCTAAGTCTTTATACGCCAGAATAAAAAAGGTGATAGAAGGAACCAGTTACAACAGCGTAACGGAGTTTGTGGTAGATGTATTGAGAGATCTGGTCTCATCTGGAATAGAAAAGGTGAACGACGAGTTCGAGATGACATCTCTCACGAAAGAAGAAATAAAAGCTATAAAGAGAAGGCTGAAAAACCTAGGATATCTGTGA
- the cysC gene encoding adenylyl-sulfate kinase: MDPKAKNIVWHEGKVKKEDREKLLGQKGVVVWLTGLPGSGKSTIAHELEWRLLERGKLAYVLDGDNIRHGLNSDLGFSPEDRKENIRRISEVAKLFADAGIITITAFISPYREDRRRARSLLKEGEFIEIYVKCPLEVLIKRDPKGLYKRALKGEIKEFTGISAPYEEPENPELIVETDKESVEESVGKILKYLEEKGII; encoded by the coding sequence ATGGATCCCAAGGCCAAGAATATTGTGTGGCACGAAGGGAAGGTTAAGAAAGAGGATCGGGAAAAACTCCTTGGCCAGAAAGGAGTAGTCGTATGGCTCACGGGGCTTCCGGGTTCGGGGAAATCCACCATTGCTCATGAACTGGAATGGAGATTGCTTGAAAGAGGAAAACTTGCTTACGTTCTAGATGGAGACAATATAAGACACGGTTTGAACAGTGATCTTGGTTTCTCGCCGGAGGACAGAAAGGAAAACATAAGGAGAATAAGTGAGGTGGCGAAACTCTTTGCAGATGCAGGGATCATCACTATCACGGCGTTCATTTCTCCTTACAGAGAAGATAGAAGAAGAGCTAGATCTCTTTTGAAAGAAGGAGAATTCATAGAGATTTATGTGAAATGTCCTCTTGAAGTACTCATAAAGAGAGATCCAAAGGGATTGTACAAAAGAGCTCTGAAAGGAGAAATAAAAGAATTTACAGGGATTTCCGCCCCCTACGAGGAACCAGAAAATCCCGAATTGATCGTAGAAACCGACAAAGAAAGCGTGGAGGAATCTGTTGGAAAAATCCTAAAGTATCTCGAAGAGAAAGGAATAATATAA
- a CDS encoding PHP domain-containing protein has protein sequence MFVDFHVHTSASDGSFAPTEVIKMATDKGIEVLSITDHDTVEGVQEISGVEGIVFVPGVEISSEYPRTLHILGYAIDPFHEKLCAVLKDLQEFRKKRNLLIVEKMNQMGFHITLEELIKEAGGGLVGRLHFASLMVKKGFVSNYQEAFDRYLGKGKPLYIDKKRLQPDEAIGLILAAGGIPVLAHPYQAEEDEEKLEDLVKKLAGFGLKGIEVFYSKHNERRISKYLELAKKYDLLVTAGTDFHGENKPDIPLGISVQYYYLREFLSEIEGRCVL, from the coding sequence ATGTTTGTGGATTTTCATGTACACACAAGTGCATCCGATGGTAGTTTCGCGCCAACAGAAGTGATAAAGATGGCTACAGACAAGGGCATAGAGGTTCTTTCAATAACTGATCACGATACTGTTGAAGGGGTACAAGAAATTTCTGGAGTAGAAGGGATCGTTTTTGTTCCCGGAGTTGAGATCAGTTCGGAGTATCCTCGAACTTTGCATATTTTGGGATACGCCATAGATCCTTTTCACGAGAAATTGTGTGCGGTCTTGAAAGATCTGCAAGAATTTCGTAAAAAAAGAAACCTTCTGATCGTTGAAAAGATGAATCAAATGGGTTTTCATATAACGTTAGAAGAGCTCATAAAAGAAGCAGGTGGAGGGTTAGTCGGAAGACTCCATTTCGCTAGTTTGATGGTGAAAAAAGGTTTTGTCTCCAATTATCAGGAGGCTTTCGATAGATACTTGGGGAAAGGGAAACCTTTGTACATTGACAAAAAGCGTCTCCAACCGGACGAAGCTATCGGACTTATACTGGCAGCAGGTGGCATACCAGTTCTTGCACATCCTTATCAAGCGGAGGAAGATGAAGAAAAGTTGGAAGATCTTGTGAAAAAGTTAGCCGGTTTTGGCTTGAAAGGTATAGAAGTTTTCTACTCGAAGCACAACGAAAGAAGGATTTCAAAATATTTAGAGTTGGCCAAGAAATATGATCTGTTAGTGACTGCCGGCACCGACTTTCACGGTGAGAACAAGCCAGATATTCCACTGGGGATCAGTGTTCAGTACTATTATTTGAGAGAATTTCTTAGTGAAATTGAAGGGAGGTGTGTGTTATGA
- a CDS encoding CopG family transcriptional regulator — protein MKQVNIPDDLYEAIEKKLDEYGFKTVDEYVTFVLKEVINTDEKGSEDTDVFSEEEEEIIKKRLRDLGYLD, from the coding sequence ATGAAACAAGTTAACATTCCTGACGATCTGTATGAAGCCATTGAAAAAAAACTTGATGAATATGGTTTCAAAACGGTGGATGAGTATGTTACGTTCGTTTTAAAAGAGGTGATAAACACAGATGAAAAGGGTTCTGAGGATACGGATGTGTTTTCTGAAGAGGAAGAAGAAATCATAAAAAAGAGATTGAGAGATTTGGGATACCTGGATTGA
- a CDS encoding DASS family sodium-coupled anion symporter, whose amino-acid sequence MKKKVVFLVSLVLFVLPFFLSPPFDLSEEGFKTLVIFAICTLWWITNVVPIMITSLFAIISFPLLGLASSEEVYSYFGNTSVFFLIGSFIISSVLRRNGITQKVALKFIETFGKNPKRLILSVLFSSYFLSLWMLSHAVVAVLLPIVLEIASNMEEGSEKFAKALLLGTFWGAVLGGNTTLLGGARAPLVFAMFQPYFARRLTFLKWILASLPITGTLLLFSSFFLIKLTPNLEMEKIRKFLRSSMKEDTLSSKKIFIIAVTIVTIFLWMFAGERIGVANIALGAVIVLFFMDAVSWGEVEEDVNWGVILMYGGAIVLGRMVSKTGLAEWIVSHLKMEVLSPTVLFFTMIIGGMLLTEVMSNSAAAVVLTQFAIPLLGSMKIPPEAVAVMVSMVTGFSFMFPTGSPSAALIASTGYIQIKDLVKYGAFIAFLSFVVFVVFVNTLWKWIF is encoded by the coding sequence ATGAAGAAGAAGGTTGTTTTTCTGGTTTCATTGGTCCTCTTTGTCTTACCGTTTTTCCTTTCACCGCCCTTTGATCTAAGTGAGGAAGGGTTCAAGACCCTAGTTATTTTTGCAATTTGTACCCTTTGGTGGATCACAAACGTTGTACCTATCATGATAACAAGTCTTTTCGCAATTATCTCATTCCCTCTGTTGGGATTGGCGAGCTCAGAGGAGGTCTATTCTTATTTTGGTAACACTTCTGTTTTCTTTTTAATAGGCTCTTTCATCATCAGTTCTGTGTTGAGAAGAAACGGTATCACACAAAAAGTAGCTTTAAAGTTCATAGAAACTTTTGGGAAAAACCCAAAAAGATTGATTCTAAGTGTTCTTTTTTCTTCTTATTTTCTGTCTCTGTGGATGCTCAGTCATGCGGTGGTAGCAGTTTTGTTGCCCATTGTGCTAGAAATAGCGAGCAATATGGAAGAGGGGAGTGAAAAGTTTGCAAAAGCGCTTTTGCTTGGAACTTTTTGGGGAGCAGTTTTGGGAGGTAACACTACCCTTCTTGGAGGTGCACGAGCACCTCTCGTTTTTGCTATGTTTCAACCCTACTTTGCTAGAAGGTTAACCTTTCTCAAATGGATTTTGGCTTCTCTTCCCATTACAGGAACTTTGCTTCTTTTTTCATCGTTTTTTCTCATCAAATTGACGCCTAATTTAGAAATGGAAAAAATAAGGAAATTTCTTCGGTCAAGTATGAAGGAAGACACACTCTCTTCTAAGAAGATTTTCATCATTGCTGTCACCATAGTTACCATCTTTCTTTGGATGTTCGCAGGAGAACGAATAGGAGTTGCAAACATAGCGTTAGGAGCAGTAATTGTTCTTTTCTTTATGGATGCGGTCAGCTGGGGAGAGGTAGAGGAAGATGTAAATTGGGGAGTTATTCTCATGTACGGTGGAGCCATTGTGTTGGGAAGAATGGTGAGCAAGACAGGTTTGGCAGAGTGGATCGTTTCTCACCTGAAAATGGAAGTTCTCTCTCCTACTGTTCTGTTCTTTACAATGATAATAGGTGGTATGCTTTTAACGGAGGTGATGAGTAATTCCGCTGCCGCAGTGGTGTTGACGCAATTCGCTATTCCACTTTTAGGGAGTATGAAGATACCTCCAGAAGCTGTGGCAGTGATGGTTTCCATGGTAACAGGATTTTCTTTCATGTTCCCAACAGGTTCACCGAGTGCTGCGTTGATTGCATCGACCGGATACATACAAATAAAAGATCTCGTAAAATACGGTGCTTTCATAGCTTTTTTATCTTTTGTTGTCTTCGTTGTTTTTGTGAACACTCTTTGGAAGTGGATCTTTTAG
- the sat gene encoding sulfate adenylyltransferase — protein MINPHGGHLVNRIVEVEEKKEWERKAKEMKKITVSYWDLSELENIATGLFSPLEGFMVKEDYDSVLDDMRLANGVVWTIPVVLSIPKEIAREIRVGDWVAIHGEDGKLYAVMKVGDKYERRKREEAKKVYRTEEDAHPGVAFLYSQGDVCLGGKIWLLSRVEHKNFIEYRFDPKDTRRIFQERGWKTVVAFQTRNPIHRAHEYLQKVALEIVDGLFINPLVGKTKKGDIPADVRMKTYEVIIEKYYPQERVFLGVFPVNMRYAGPREAVFHAICRKNYGCTHFIVGRDHAGVGNYYGTYEAQEIFDEFKPEEIEIVPLKFEHAFYCKKCQGMATKKTCPHPDEDHVYLSGTKVREMLSKGVMPPPEFTRPEVAKILMDYYMGRSYSEQVR, from the coding sequence GTGATAAACCCCCATGGTGGACATTTAGTAAACAGGATTGTAGAAGTGGAAGAAAAAAAGGAGTGGGAAAGGAAAGCGAAAGAAATGAAAAAAATCACTGTGTCGTACTGGGATCTATCTGAGCTGGAAAACATCGCCACTGGGTTGTTCAGTCCATTGGAGGGTTTCATGGTGAAAGAGGACTACGATTCTGTGCTTGACGATATGAGACTCGCAAATGGAGTAGTTTGGACTATTCCTGTTGTTCTTTCGATTCCTAAGGAGATAGCGAGGGAAATAAGAGTTGGTGATTGGGTAGCTATACATGGAGAGGACGGGAAATTGTACGCTGTGATGAAAGTTGGTGATAAATACGAAAGGCGAAAAAGAGAAGAGGCCAAAAAAGTTTATAGGACGGAGGAAGATGCTCATCCAGGCGTTGCATTTCTTTATTCTCAAGGAGATGTTTGTTTAGGAGGTAAAATCTGGCTTTTGAGCAGGGTAGAACATAAAAACTTTATTGAGTACAGATTTGATCCAAAGGATACTAGGAGAATTTTCCAGGAAAGGGGATGGAAAACAGTTGTAGCGTTTCAGACGAGAAATCCTATTCATAGAGCACACGAGTATCTTCAGAAAGTGGCTCTGGAGATTGTCGATGGGCTGTTCATAAATCCGCTCGTTGGAAAAACAAAAAAAGGAGACATCCCTGCAGATGTGAGGATGAAAACTTACGAGGTGATCATAGAAAAGTATTATCCGCAGGAAAGAGTTTTCTTAGGTGTTTTTCCCGTGAACATGAGATATGCGGGACCCAGGGAGGCCGTTTTCCACGCGATCTGTAGAAAAAATTACGGATGTACTCATTTTATCGTAGGAAGAGATCATGCAGGAGTGGGAAATTACTATGGAACGTATGAAGCACAGGAGATATTTGATGAGTTCAAGCCGGAAGAAATAGAAATTGTACCTTTGAAATTCGAGCATGCTTTCTACTGTAAAAAATGCCAAGGAATGGCAACTAAGAAAACGTGCCCTCATCCAGATGAAGATCACGTCTATTTGAGCGGAACAAAGGTAAGAGAAATGCTTTCCAAAGGTGTCATGCCTCCTCCTGAATTTACAAGACCGGAGGTTGCAAAGATACTGATGGATTACTATATGGGAAGAAGCTATTCTGAGCAAGTGAGGTGA
- a CDS encoding alkaline phosphatase family protein → MKKVAVIGLDCADPKLVFEEFWEELPNMRKLAKSYGPLRSTIPPITVPAWMSMMTAKDPGELGIYGFRNRKSYEYDSVVFANSRMIKYPTVWDTLGIRSYKSIVLGVPLTYPPKKINGCMVTSFLTPGLDVEYTYPPELKEEISKWVGKYMFDVENFRTENKQLVIDQVYEMTDKRFEVAKHLVTEKEWDFFIMVEMGPDRMHHALWAHHDPTHFKHDPNSPYKNAIRDYYKYLDEKIGNLVSLFPDDTVVIVVSDHGIQKMEGGIAVNDWLIERGYLVLKEKPKVPTRIGQLIKEGKIDWEKTKAWGLGGYYGRIFINVEGREPNGIVKKEEYEDFRDELIKELESITDEHGNNIGTKVFKPEEVYKKVNNIAPDLIVYFGNLRWRSIGSVGNDTIWLHENDTGPDDANHAEDGIIISSEGQVPRSIYEVRDFILSFF, encoded by the coding sequence ATGAAAAAAGTAGCAGTAATAGGCTTAGACTGTGCAGATCCGAAATTGGTTTTCGAAGAATTCTGGGAAGAACTTCCAAATATGAGAAAACTTGCGAAGAGTTATGGACCTTTGAGATCCACAATTCCACCCATAACAGTCCCTGCTTGGATGAGTATGATGACTGCAAAAGATCCTGGGGAGTTGGGAATATACGGTTTCAGGAACAGAAAAAGCTACGAATATGACTCTGTTGTTTTTGCTAACTCGAGGATGATAAAGTATCCCACCGTTTGGGACACACTTGGGATCAGAAGTTACAAATCGATCGTTTTGGGGGTACCTTTGACGTATCCTCCGAAAAAGATAAATGGATGCATGGTGACGTCCTTTTTAACACCAGGCCTTGACGTTGAATACACTTATCCCCCTGAGTTGAAAGAAGAGATAAGTAAATGGGTGGGAAAATACATGTTCGACGTGGAAAATTTTAGAACGGAGAACAAGCAACTTGTGATCGACCAAGTTTATGAAATGACGGACAAGCGTTTCGAAGTGGCAAAACATTTAGTAACGGAAAAAGAGTGGGATTTTTTCATAATGGTTGAAATGGGTCCAGATAGAATGCATCATGCACTTTGGGCGCACCACGATCCCACACACTTCAAACACGATCCAAATAGCCCTTACAAAAATGCAATAAGAGACTATTACAAGTATCTAGACGAAAAAATAGGCAATCTCGTTTCTCTGTTTCCTGATGATACAGTAGTGATTGTCGTTTCTGATCATGGAATACAGAAGATGGAGGGAGGTATCGCGGTAAACGATTGGTTGATAGAAAGGGGATATCTTGTTTTGAAAGAAAAACCAAAGGTACCGACACGCATAGGCCAGCTCATTAAGGAAGGAAAGATCGACTGGGAAAAGACGAAAGCATGGGGGTTAGGTGGATACTACGGGAGAATCTTTATAAACGTTGAGGGGAGGGAACCAAACGGTATCGTCAAAAAGGAGGAATACGAAGATTTCAGGGACGAGTTAATAAAAGAGTTGGAATCTATAACTGATGAGCATGGGAACAATATAGGAACCAAAGTCTTTAAACCTGAAGAGGTTTACAAAAAGGTCAATAACATTGCACCCGATTTGATTGTGTATTTTGGAAATCTCAGGTGGCGTTCCATTGGAAGTGTGGGAAACGATACGATATGGCTTCACGAGAACGACACGGGACCGGACGATGCGAATCACGCTGAGGACGGCATAATTATCTCGTCCGAAGGGCAGGTTCCTAGGAGTATATATGAGGTGAGAGATTTCATTTTGAGTTTCTTCTGA